The Nostoc sp. PCC 7524 nucleotide sequence TATTGGAATTTGCACAAGGAAATATAGCTTCTATATTTGGTCAAGATTATCAAACTATTGATTCCTATTCCCGGCGAGTTAGATTACCTATGCCTCCTTATCTTTTGGTAAGTAGAGTTACCAAAATAGATGCAGAAAAAGGTCGCTTCAAGCCATGTTCTATGACTACAGAATATGATATTCCTCATGATGCTTGGTATTCTGTTGATGGTCAGATTCCCTTGTGTGTAGCCGTAGAATCTGGTCAATGCGACCTATTATTAATTAGTTACTTAGGAATTGATTTTGAAAATAAAGGCGACTTAGTTTATCGTCTCCTAGATTGCACCCTCACGTTCTTAGATGATTTCCCCAAAGAGGGTGAAACCTTACGATATGACATTAAAATCAACTCCTTTGTCAGAAGTGGAGATAATCTCCTATTTTTCTTTAGCTATGAGTGCTTCGTCGGTGAAAAAATGGTTTTAAAAATGGATGGAGGTTGTGCCGGATTCTTCTCTGATCAACAATTAGAACAAGGAAAAGGCATTATTTTCACCGATAAGGAACTAGCACAAAGAAGCCAAATTCAAAAACAATATTTTGAACCATTGCTAATTTGCCAAAAATCAACCTTTGATGAGTCAGATATGTTAAATCTCACAGAAGGTAATATTGCTGCTTGCTTTGGTGATAGTTATTGTCAATATGGTTTAAATCCATCTCTGCGTTTACCACCCAAAGCCATCTTGATGATTGATAGAGTCACTTCAATTGAAACTACAGGCGGAGTTTGGGGTCTAGGTCTGATCATTGGGGAAAAAAATCTCGACCCAGAACATTGGTATTTTCCCTGTCATTTTAAAGATGATCAAGTGATGGCAGGTTCATTAATGGCAGAAGGTTGTAGTCATCTGTTGGAATTTTATATGCTGTATTTAGGATTGCAGACATATACTACCGATGCTAGATTTCAACCTATTCCCAATTTACCGCAGGTAGTGCGTTGTCGGGGACAAGTGACTCCCGTGTCTGCAAAATTAATCTACCGCATGGAAATCACCGAAATAGGTTTGACACCAAAACCTTATGTTAAATGTAACGTCGATATTATTTTGCATGGCAAAACAATAGTTCACTTCCAAGATTTAGGTTTACAGTTATCGGAAAAGAATCCTGAAAATTCAACTCATACTAACCATTTAGTAAAGACAGCATCTACACAGTTAAAAACCCAAAAGCCTACTTTATTAAATGAAGAACAAGTCCAAGAATTTTGTACAGGTTCAGCTGCTAAATGTTTTGGTTCAGAATATGGAATTTATGATCAAGGTACAGTAATAGCTTCACGGATGCCTAATACCCACCTCCAATTAGTGCATCGTGTTTTAGAAGTTAAGGGACAACGCCATCAATTCACAAAAGGATCAACAATTGTTACTGAATATGATGCTCCTTTAGATCCTTGGTATTACCGTCAAAACTCTTCTGAGACAATACCCTACTCAATTTTGATGGAAATTGGTCTGCAACCTTGTGGTTTTTTATCTGCTTATTTAGGAACTACATTACTATATCCAAATCAAAGTTTGTGTTTTCGTAATCTTGATGGTAAAGGATACTTAACTAAAAATATAGACATTCGAGGTAAAACAATTACCAATACATCTACATTGCTTTCTTCAATCAATATGAAAGGTAATATCCTACAAAGTTTTGAATTTAAAGTAGCCTGTGATGGTGAGATATTTTATACAGGAGACGCTTCATTTGGTTATTTTAGTCCTGAAGCTTTAGCTAATCAAGTAGGCTTAGATCGTGGTCAGGATGTTCGACCTTGGTACGAGACTCAAAATACACTAAACTTACCAGAAATACAAATTGATTTACGTACTCCAGAAAGTCGAAATCAATATTATCAAGTCAACTCAATTAGACCTAATTATCGTCTAGCACAATATCAATTAGATTTACTTCATGAATTGAAAATAATTGCAGGTGGAGGAAACTATCACCAGGGATATATCTATGCAACAAAAGAAGTTAAACCGACTGATTGGTATTTTAAGTGCCATTTTTATTTAGATCCAGTCATGCCCGGCTCTTTAGGTGTAGAAGCGATTTTGCAAGCTATGCAAGCCTATGCTTTACATCTCGATTTAGGCAAATACATGAAATCACCCCGATTTGTACCTGTAATAGACCATCAAGTGATTTGGAAATATCGGGGACAAATTCCTCACACCCAAACACAGATGTATTTAGAAATTCATATTTCTCGACTGGAGATTACTGAGGATAAAGTCACTTTAGTTGGAGATGCTAGCTTATGGAAACCAAATCTGAGAATTTATGAAATTAAAGATGTGGCAATTTGCTTAGTGGAATCAAACTTGTAAACTCTAAAAAAGTAAAGGAGGTAATGAGAGTTGTCTATAACTGCGGCTTTTTTTGATGTAGATGGCACTTTGATTAAAGGTAATGCCATAGATCACTATCTTTACTTGTCCACAAAAAACATTTCGTTAATAGATAGATGGAAATTGTACTTGAGAGTAGTGATTCAAATCCCTTATTATATGCTGCTGGATCGTATCAGTCGGACTAAATTCAACGAGGTATTTTATCGTAATTATTGTGATAAATCTGTAGCACATCTTCAAGATTTGAGTCAAAAATATTTTGCAGAAAAACTTTGCGATCGCCTATTCCCTGCTGCTAAAGACTGTATCATTCAACACAAAAAAAACGGAAAATGTATAGTTTTAGTTAGTGGTTCTTTGGATGTTATCATCTCGCCTTTAGCAAAGTTTTTATGTGCTGATGTCATACTAACTGTGAGTCTTAAAATTAATAATGGATGCTATACAGGGGAAATAATTGGCGATTCTATCACTGATGAAGGAAAAGCAAGGGCAATACAGAATCTTGCTGAACAGTTAGACATCGACTTAAGTAAGAGTTATGCCTATGGAGATAGTATTTCAGATTTGCCCATGCTTAAATCTGTTGGTCATCCAGTAGCAGTAAATCCTGACCGCACTTTGAACAAGATTGCTAAACAAAATGGTTTTTCTATTAAATATTGGAGCTTGATTCAGTAATTATTATGATCAAAGGGACATTAGCAACAATACAAGAGACGATTAAAGAAAAAGCTATCTGCTGGAAAGAACGCCCAGCATTACAGATGTTTTCTCTATATAAACCCTTAAAAATTTATAGTTATACTGATTTAATAGAAAAAATTGAATTCGCCACTAAGCAAATTATTAAAGTAGGAATAAACTTAGGTGATCGCATCATCCTATTATCAGAAAATCGTCCAGAGTGGGTTATTACTTACTTAGCAATTCTATCTGCTGGTGCTACTCCCGTCCTGATTGATTCGTCATTGCCTGTAGATGACCTAGAGGAAGTGATTCAATTTTCTGATTCTCGTGCATTGCTTGTCTCACGTAAACTCTGGAACAGTTTAACTCTTGAAATCAAGGAAAAAATGCCTGTTCTGGATATTGAAGGAGACTGGCTAAACTTTCCTGGCACACCCCATCATATCAGTTCAGATATGCCTCCAACTAGCGATCCAGATCCAGCGATCGCAGTTTTGTTATTCACTTCAGGAACAACAGGTAGACCCAAGGGTGTCCTGCTGGAGCATCAAAGCTTACTTTACAGTGCTTTAGGTTGTATGAATGCAATTGGTTTTCAAGAAGAGAAACAGGCACATCGTGTCCTCTGCATCTTGCCTATGAACCATATTGCTGGACTAATCTGCAACCTCATTGCTCCTCTACTAATGGGTGCAACAGCAACTTTTTTAGAAACAGTTGACAAAGAGACCATCTTAACAGCTATGCAGGCTACCCAGACAACCCTGTTGCCAGGAGTGCCTCGCTTATTCCAACTATTTTATAGTGAGATTCAGCGCCAAATCCAGCAAAGGGGTCTACTGACACGTCTCATATTCCAGATACTGGGTACTGTTTGTGAACAAATCCGACAGTTGACTCCTTGGAACCCAGGTAGATGGATTTTTTCGTCAGTACATCAGGTTTTTGGCGGAGAGTTAAGAGTGTGTTGTTGTGGTGCTGCATCCCTACCATCTGAGGTAGAACGAGGATTAGAACGACTGGGTTTTACCATCCTGAAGGCTTACGGTTTAACAGAGACAGGAATTAACGTCTGCAATAACCTATCCCAACAACGTCAAGGTCATGTAGGACAACCGTTCAAGGGGGTCGAGTTTCGTATTGACCACACTGGCAATTCCAGCAACGAAGGAGAAATTTGTGTTCGTGGTGTCACCCTAATGCGGGGTTATTTCCGCAATGTGGAAGCAACTGAGCAAGCAGTTGATCAGCAAGGTTGGTTTCATACAGGCGACTTAGGAAGTTTAGACAGTCGAGGCAATCTGATTATTACAGATCGGATCAAGGATCTGATTGTCACCGCAGGTGGGAAAAAAGCTAGTCCTCTAGCAGTTGCTAATTATTATCAAGGTATCACAGGAGTTCAAGAACTAGCAGTTTTAGGAATGCCAGCGATGGGAGGTTACGGTGAAGCAGTTCATGCGGCAGTTGTTCTAGATCGCAATGTCTTCTCAACCAACATTTCTAATCAACAAGCCCTTGATATTATATGGCAGGAAATTCAAGCTCGTTCGCCTCAAGTTCCTAATCATCTCCGCATTCAAAAGATTCATATAGTTGAAGATTTACCTAAGACCACAACTCTGAAAATTAAGCTAGCGGAATTAAAAAAACTTCTTAATTCTTCTCTTAGTGGAGAACAGCAAAGCAGTATTCTCAGTCAGAGTATCAATCAATTTAAGCTATTAAGTCAAAAGATAATTTTAGAGCGAGATGCTTTATTAGGAATGTCTCCCGATGAGCAAACAGCCCAAATAGAAGCTTATCTTTTAGAATTGGTTTCTCACCTTTTACAAATTGATTTATCTATATCAGAAATAAAAGAATCACTTCTGACTCTAGGAATTGATTCTCTAACAGCAACCGAGTTAAAAAATCAGTTACAAAATCAACTAGGATGGAATATTTCAATTGATCAATTTCTTAATGGTGCTAGTATCCGGCAATTAGCAGCTAACTATCCTAACTATTACAACCAGACAAGTAAAGAATTCACTCTGACTTCAATTTCCAGAGAGGAATACCTACCCTTATCCTTTGCCCAACAGCGTTTGTGGTTTCTAGACCAGTTACATCCCAATAAATCATTGTACAATATTTCAGGAGCAGTAAAACTTCAAGGTCAGCTCAATATCATTGCCCTAGAACAAAGCTTCCAAGAAATTATCCGTCGCCACGAAGTATTACGCACTAACTTTGCCGCAATCAACGGGCAACCTGTACAAATCATTCACCCCAAACGTAGTTGGACAATGCCAGTAATAGATTTACGACCACTGGCAAAAGCTGAACGGAAGATCGAGAGTCAAAGATTAGCATTTGAAGAAGCTCAATGTCCCTTTAATCTTGCTGAAGATTGTTTACTGAGAGCTAGCTTATTACACCTAGATGAAACAGAATATGTTTTGCTACTGACCATGCACCACATTGTTAGCGATGGTTGGTCAATAAGTGTACTTTCTCAAGAACTGACAGTCATATACAATAGCTTCTGTTATGGTAAACCTTCATCACTACCAACACTATCCATTCAGTATGCTGACTTTGCGGTTTGGCAACGGCAATGGTTACAAGGAAAAGCTCTAGAATCACAACTCGCTTATTGGCGGCAACAACTTGCAGATGTACCTACTTTATTATCACTGCCCACAGACCGACCACGACCCGCAGTGCAAACCTTTCGAGGAGCAGTTGAATCCTGCCAATTGTCTGAGGCACTCACTGAAAAACTTAAATTGTTGAGTCGCCAAGAAGGTGTGACTCTGTTCATGACATTGTTAACAGCATTTAATGTACTACTTTATCGTTATACTCAGCAGACTGACATTGTCGTAGGTTCTCCTGTTTTTAACCGCAATCACAAGGAAATTGAGGGATTAATTGGTTTCTTTGTCAATACTTTAGTTCTTCGCACTGATGTGTCAGGCAACCCCAGTTTTCAAGAATTATTACAGCGAGTCCGGAAGGTGGCGTTGGCAGCCTATACTTATCAAGATTTACCCTTTGAAATGCTAGTAGAAGCATTGCAACCACAACGAAATTTAAGCCATACTCCACTATTCCAAGTAATGTTTGTACTCCAGAATACTCCGATGCAAAAGTTGGAACTTGCTGATGTGCCTTCGAGTATTTGGACAGTAGAAAATCTCACAGCAAAGTTTGATTTGACTTTATCTATTGAAGAAAACTCCCAAGGGTTGATAGGAGTATGGGAATATAACACTGACTTGTTTGATGCCAGCACTATCCAGAGGATGATAGGAAATTTCCAAACCTTGTTAGAGGGAATTGTTGTTCATCCAGAGCAATCTGTTGGCAAACTACCTTTACTTACCAAGGCAGAACAACAACAGTTATTAGTGGAGTGGAATAATACTCAAGCAGATTATCCCCAAGATAAATGTATACATCACTTGTTTGAGGAACAGGTAGAGAAAACTCCAGATGCCGTAGCCGTAGTTTTTGAAGACGAACAACTAACTTATTATCAGTTAAATTGTCGAGCGAACCAATTGGCACACTACTTGCAAACTCTGGGTGTAAAATCAGAAATCCTAGTCGGCATTTGTGTGGAACGTTCCTTAGAAATGTTGATAGGTATACTGGGAGTTCTGAAAGCTGGTGCTGCTTATTTACCGCTCGATCCTACTTATCCCCAAGAACGTCTGAGTTTTATGCTCAAAGATGCACAGGTATTAATGCTACTGACGCAACAGCATCTTGTTAAAGATATATCAACACATATAGCACAGGTAGTTTGTTTGGATACTGATTGGGATAGAATTGCCCAGCATAGTCAGGAGAATGTATTGAATGAGGTTAAACCAGAGAATTTAGCTTATGTAATCTACACTTCTGGCTCTACAGGAAAGCCTAAAGGTGTAATGGTAAAACATTCAGGTTTATCTAATCTTGCCCAAGTACAAATTCAAACATTTGCAGTAGGTTGTGGAAGTCGTGTTCTCCAGTTCGCCTCCTTCAGCTTCGATGCTTCTATTTGGGAAGTAGTGATGGCTTTGGTTTCTGGTGCAACACTCTACCTAGCAAAAAAAGACGATCTCATACCAGGTTCAGAATTAATACGGTTATTAAATGAATGTTGTATTACACATATTACACTGCCACCATCAGCATTGGCAGTTCTGCCTGTAGAAAAACTCCCTGTATTGCAGACAATAATTGTGGCAGGAGAAGCCTGTTCTCCTGTTTTCATGAAAAAATGGTATGTTGGGCGACATTTTTTCAATGGCTACGGGCCAACGGAAGCTACTATCTGCGCCAGTATTGCAGAATTCACCGAACATAGCAATCAGTCTGTCATTGGTCGTCCGATCGCCAATACTCAAATTTATATTCTCGACCATTATTTGCAACCAGTGCCGATTGGTGTACCTGGAGAACTGCACATTGGTGGTTTTGGTCTAGCACGAGGCTATCTCAACCGTCCCGAATTGACAGCAGAGAGATTCATTTCTAACCCCTTTAATCATGATACTCAAGCAAGGCTATACAAAACTGGCGACCTAGCTCGCTACTTACCAGATGGCAACATTGAATACCTAGGGCGGATTGACCATCAAGTGAAAATCCGTGGCTTCCGCATTGAATTGGGGGAAATAGAAGCCACACTCAGTCAGCACCCCAATATACAAGCAACTGTAGTTACAGCTAGAGAGGATACTTCCGGTAATAAATACTTAGTTGCTTACCTCGTCTCAGCTCAGGAGCAGACTCCCACTATTAGTGAACTGCGACACTTCCTCTGCCAAAAGCTCCCAGAGTACATGATTCCTTCTTTCTTCGTATTTTTAGAGGCTTTACCTCTCACACCAAATGGCAAAGTCAATCGTTGTGATCTGCCAGAACCAAAGTATCATCAAGAATTAGCAGGATCTTTCGTTGCACCTTGTGACACTTTAGAATTGAAATTGGTAAATATTTGGGAACAAACTCTTAAGATTCAACCTGTAAGTGTCAAAGATGACTTTTTTGAACTGGGGGGTCACTCCCTGTTAGCTGTTGGGTTAATGAATCAAATTCAACAGCAATTTGGACAAAGCCTACCACTAGCTACACTTTTCCAAAGTAGAACCATTGAGCAACTAGCTAGTCTTCTGCGTCAAAACATTAGTTCTTCGAGTTGCTCTCCTTTAGTAGCAATTCAGTCAAATGTTTCTCAACAACCTTTGTTTTGTGTTCATGGTATTGGGGGTAATGTACTCAACTATTTTGATTTAGCACGTTGTTTAGAGCCTAATCGCTCCTTTTATGGACTACAAGCCAAAGGATTAGATGGGCAACAACAGCCTTATACTCGAATTGAAGATATGGCCGCTTATTATATTGATGCTATCCGTGCTGTTCAGCCCCAAGGACCATACTTGTTAAGTGGCTGGTCAATGGGAGGTATTGTTGCTTTTGAAATGGCTATTCAGCTACAAAAGAAGGGTCATGAGATAGAGCAGTTGTTTTTACTCGATAGCTGGACACCCAATTATATTCAAATGCGTTCCGGTAATTTTAACGATACTTTACTACTTAAATATTTCCTTCAGAATTTAGAAAGCTATGTTGGTAAAAGTCTGACAGTATCCTATGATTTTATCGCCGCATTAGCTACTGAAGAGCAGATAAATCATGTCTTAAAGCAGGCAAAAATTAGCGAGATTGTTACCTCAGATTTGAAATCACCGCAGATTCGACCTTTGATAGAAGTTTTCCAGGCGAATCTCCAAGCTTTACAAAACTATATTCCGCAAATTGGTTCAACTCGAATTACTCTTTTCCGTGCTAGTGAAATGTTATTTGGCAATTTAGATGATTCAACATTGGGTTGGAGTGAGTTAACCACACAATCCATAGATGTTTGTATTGTCCCAGGCAATCACTACACCATGCTTACACAACCATATGTTCAAGAATTATCAGAAAAATTAAAGTTTTGTTTATAATGAATTAAGGAGATTACCATGACAACAACAACCTTAAACTCTCACAATAATGGACTAAAATTTGAATACCAACCTAATAGTCATAATCCAGTTTGGCAAGGCTCATTAGATTCAATTGCCTTTGATAATGAAGGCATCAAAGCTAAATTATTAAATTTGGAATTACCCTGTTATTTTGTCAAAAAGCAAGGTCAAATTGGGGTAACAAATGAAGGATATCTAGTTGATGCAAATGATGGTACATCTGAAATAATTGACACCATAACAGCTGTGCCACCTTTAATGCCTCAACAATTAGGTGATGCCAGTTTTCAGACTTTTCATGGAGTGAAATATGCCTATGCAGCAGGTGCCATGGCCAATGGTATTGCTTCCGAAGAATTAGTTATTGCTTTAGGAAAAGAAAAAATTCTCAGTTCCTTCGGTGCTGGCGGTTTAGTCCCTAATCGGATTGAGCAAGCTATCCATCGGATTCAGGAAGCATTACCTAGTAGACCTTA carries:
- a CDS encoding HAD family hydrolase, yielding MSITAAFFDVDGTLIKGNAIDHYLYLSTKNISLIDRWKLYLRVVIQIPYYMLLDRISRTKFNEVFYRNYCDKSVAHLQDLSQKYFAEKLCDRLFPAAKDCIIQHKKNGKCIVLVSGSLDVIISPLAKFLCADVILTVSLKINNGCYTGEIIGDSITDEGKARAIQNLAEQLDIDLSKSYAYGDSISDLPMLKSVGHPVAVNPDRTLNKIAKQNGFSIKYWSLIQ
- a CDS encoding non-ribosomal peptide synthetase, yielding MIKGTLATIQETIKEKAICWKERPALQMFSLYKPLKIYSYTDLIEKIEFATKQIIKVGINLGDRIILLSENRPEWVITYLAILSAGATPVLIDSSLPVDDLEEVIQFSDSRALLVSRKLWNSLTLEIKEKMPVLDIEGDWLNFPGTPHHISSDMPPTSDPDPAIAVLLFTSGTTGRPKGVLLEHQSLLYSALGCMNAIGFQEEKQAHRVLCILPMNHIAGLICNLIAPLLMGATATFLETVDKETILTAMQATQTTLLPGVPRLFQLFYSEIQRQIQQRGLLTRLIFQILGTVCEQIRQLTPWNPGRWIFSSVHQVFGGELRVCCCGAASLPSEVERGLERLGFTILKAYGLTETGINVCNNLSQQRQGHVGQPFKGVEFRIDHTGNSSNEGEICVRGVTLMRGYFRNVEATEQAVDQQGWFHTGDLGSLDSRGNLIITDRIKDLIVTAGGKKASPLAVANYYQGITGVQELAVLGMPAMGGYGEAVHAAVVLDRNVFSTNISNQQALDIIWQEIQARSPQVPNHLRIQKIHIVEDLPKTTTLKIKLAELKKLLNSSLSGEQQSSILSQSINQFKLLSQKIILERDALLGMSPDEQTAQIEAYLLELVSHLLQIDLSISEIKESLLTLGIDSLTATELKNQLQNQLGWNISIDQFLNGASIRQLAANYPNYYNQTSKEFTLTSISREEYLPLSFAQQRLWFLDQLHPNKSLYNISGAVKLQGQLNIIALEQSFQEIIRRHEVLRTNFAAINGQPVQIIHPKRSWTMPVIDLRPLAKAERKIESQRLAFEEAQCPFNLAEDCLLRASLLHLDETEYVLLLTMHHIVSDGWSISVLSQELTVIYNSFCYGKPSSLPTLSIQYADFAVWQRQWLQGKALESQLAYWRQQLADVPTLLSLPTDRPRPAVQTFRGAVESCQLSEALTEKLKLLSRQEGVTLFMTLLTAFNVLLYRYTQQTDIVVGSPVFNRNHKEIEGLIGFFVNTLVLRTDVSGNPSFQELLQRVRKVALAAYTYQDLPFEMLVEALQPQRNLSHTPLFQVMFVLQNTPMQKLELADVPSSIWTVENLTAKFDLTLSIEENSQGLIGVWEYNTDLFDASTIQRMIGNFQTLLEGIVVHPEQSVGKLPLLTKAEQQQLLVEWNNTQADYPQDKCIHHLFEEQVEKTPDAVAVVFEDEQLTYYQLNCRANQLAHYLQTLGVKSEILVGICVERSLEMLIGILGVLKAGAAYLPLDPTYPQERLSFMLKDAQVLMLLTQQHLVKDISTHIAQVVCLDTDWDRIAQHSQENVLNEVKPENLAYVIYTSGSTGKPKGVMVKHSGLSNLAQVQIQTFAVGCGSRVLQFASFSFDASIWEVVMALVSGATLYLAKKDDLIPGSELIRLLNECCITHITLPPSALAVLPVEKLPVLQTIIVAGEACSPVFMKKWYVGRHFFNGYGPTEATICASIAEFTEHSNQSVIGRPIANTQIYILDHYLQPVPIGVPGELHIGGFGLARGYLNRPELTAERFISNPFNHDTQARLYKTGDLARYLPDGNIEYLGRIDHQVKIRGFRIELGEIEATLSQHPNIQATVVTAREDTSGNKYLVAYLVSAQEQTPTISELRHFLCQKLPEYMIPSFFVFLEALPLTPNGKVNRCDLPEPKYHQELAGSFVAPCDTLELKLVNIWEQTLKIQPVSVKDDFFELGGHSLLAVGLMNQIQQQFGQSLPLATLFQSRTIEQLASLLRQNISSSSCSPLVAIQSNVSQQPLFCVHGIGGNVLNYFDLARCLEPNRSFYGLQAKGLDGQQQPYTRIEDMAAYYIDAIRAVQPQGPYLLSGWSMGGIVAFEMAIQLQKKGHEIEQLFLLDSWTPNYIQMRSGNFNDTLLLKYFLQNLESYVGKSLTVSYDFIAALATEEQINHVLKQAKISEIVTSDLKSPQIRPLIEVFQANLQALQNYIPQIGSTRITLFRASEMLFGNLDDSTLGWSELTTQSIDVCIVPGNHYTMLTQPYVQELSEKLKFCL